The Monomorium pharaonis isolate MP-MQ-018 chromosome 5, ASM1337386v2, whole genome shotgun sequence genome segment TATTCACCGACTTTAGTAATATCTATTGTAAATTTTCacatacttataaaaatataattattgccgGTGATCTAAATTGTAATACATTAATCGATAGTTTCGAATCTAATTATCTGCGAGAAATGGTTAACTCACACTCTCTACATTTAGTCGGTTCTCAAGCCACTTATCATACTGCAAGGTCAGATGCCCTATTAGATCTTTTCAtacccagctagccaggcctcttaaaatcacatatcgtgaaagctttacagcaaggattgtttcaattttgacaacaattttatgacaagtaattgtctgttgctttgttttctaaaagtttcgagcaaatttacggcaaaagttttcatcacacgatgctgcaaataacagagaaagacttgtacataaatattacgtatagaaattaccAGATTTGTTtcgacacgataaaatgcaaaatttaagcaaataacagagcaaaccttgctacacgacatgacaataaatttatggcagaaacaggaaatcttgttaagcacagaataacggcaaattgatagcaagaacaaaataaaacttgccgagcatactttcgcaacaaaattgcgacaaggtgtgtccgtaaacagcttagtttttgttagcaaggcttgtcgcaaatagtatgacgcacattttatgcaaataacagggttgcattatcgggttttaaactttatttctgactttactatctatctcgagatggcgcatttctcgtgaaaaagatttacctactggattaataaaaaggGCTCatcgagaacagagaaccaagtacgattgcaccattcacatttgaTGTTGGACCaatcagtctaatattttatttttgttgatctaaattttgacaatatttgttctgttcttgccacaaatttgctattatattgtgcatagcaaggtttgccttgtttttgccacaaatttgctatcatgctatgtacagtaaggtttgctctattcttgccacaaatttgttatcatattgtgtacagcaaggtttgccttgttcttgctgcaaatttgttgttatgctttactagcaaattttaccctgttatttgcataaaatatgtgtcatactatttacaacaagccttgccagcaaaagctaagcttaatgcggacacaccttgtcgtaattttgttgcaaaggtttgctcgagtttgcggcaaacttcgcgcaaagtttgcgtcattttgctagctgggtaGTTGATAGTGTTGATAATGTCACTTCTTTCATCAAATCTGATGTTCCATTTATAGACGACCACGATATTCTCGAGCTATCTTACGCCTTTGCTGCATCGAAAAATACTAGACGTAAAATTGTATCCCGTGATTTTCGCTTATTTGATGAAGACGCCTTCTCTTCACATGCAAGATCCTGCCTTAGTACCCTCAGTGCCTTTGACTTTGACTTGTTAGCTTGTAACCACTCTCCGTCTCCATCTACGATAGACTTCTTCATATCTGATGTCCAACGATCTCtgcttaattttttagatgcaTATGCTCCACTTAAGTCTTTTGAAGTTACTAGGCAAGCTGTGCCTTGGTTTACTTCTGAGCTTAAAGCTCGTAGTAGAAAAGTCAAGTTACTCTATAAACGCGCTAAAAGATCAAATTGTTTATTgagatttgaaatttatagagATTTCCGCAATGCTCTGACTGTGAACATGAGACGTATAAGAAGTGAATATACCTACAACAGATTGGTAAATATTCAGGACCCTAATGTTTTATGGAGACAATTAGCTGGACTTAGACTTGCCAAATTCTCATTATCATCAcctcttaattttttctcacCTGATCAACTGAATCAGTATTATGTGTTTATCTCTCGCTCCTCGCCACCATGCTCTATGGatgattttaacaaaatcCTGGACACCATTCATCATACTGGCCCACTTTTCAACTTCCATTATATTACTGAATGTGAAGTTCTGCAACTTATATCCAAAACTATTACTCTGTCTCGCTCCCCAGGACCTGATAAGTTATCTTCATTCATAATACGAATCATTGCTCCTTGGTTTGTTAAAGTGGTAGTCTCATTGCTCAATACATGTGTCTCATACTTTCCATCAAACTGGAAGCATGCTCACATACGCCccctattaaaaattaaaactccCCTGACTCCTGCTGATACTTGTCCCATTGCGCGTCTACCTGAACTATCGAAGTTATTTGAGAGATTAGCTCACAAGCAGATTATGCAATTTcttgatgaaaataatttgcttaACTCATATCAATCTGGTTACCGTAAGTCTCACAGTACGCAAACGGCCTTGCTGCGGTTGTGCCATAATATCAGATGTGCAGCTGATAAAAGACACATTACGATTTTAGTGTTATTTGACTTCAGTAAAGCCTTCGACACAGTGTCCCACACCATCCTTCTATCGAAACTTGCAAAGAAAGATTTCTCTGAATCATCACTTAAGTGGATGTATTCGTATCTCTCACATCGGTCCCAGACGGTAGTAGATGGGCTATCTAGTTTCACGTGTTTCCAAACTTCATTCGGTGTCGCTCAGAGTTCTGTACTTGGCCCCTTGTTGTTCTCCGCCTTTATTGATGACATTGGTGCTTCTTTAAAGTTCTCAAAGCACATGGCATTCGCCGATGATACTCAGATTTATCTCAGCTGCCTCCCGTCTGATCTTCATTTGGAACTTACTATGATTCGCCATGATGTGAGTGTAATAGCTGACTATGCATTATCAAATAGTCTAAAACTAAATCTTGACAAATCAAAAGTTTTGATCTTAGGCCATAATGGTCTTATACATGGTATTGACTTGAATGTCCTATCACCAGTAGTGGTGGATTATGTGATTCTACCTTATGTCAATAAAGTGAGAAATCTAGGAGTagtatttaaatcaaatttctcTTGGGCGAGCCATGTCATTAGTCTCTCGAAGAGTTCATTTTACACcccataaattaaaataccaCAAAAACTCCCTATCAACTCAGCTTCAAATAAAACTTGTTATTTCTCTCGTTCTACTATTGATAGATTATTGTTGTGTGGTCTACAACGATATCACTAACGAGCTCGATGCAAAATTGCAGAAGCTTGTAAATTGTACCATACGGTTCATCTACGACCTAAGACGAGACGAACATATTACACCTTTCAGACATCGGCTTAAATGGTTGACAGTATCTAGTAGACgtagtaaatattttctggCTATATTAATGTTCCATATTGTTCAAAATACTGCtcctaaatatttaattgaaatattccAGAGACGAGACGAAACTTTGAGATACTCAGCCAGGACTGGTGAAACTCAGATATTTCATATTCCTACTCACAGAACTATGACTTATCATAACTCGTTCCACTTATCAGCCATCTACCTTTGGCATTTTTTACCCACTGAGATAATAAATTCGACTTTCTTATCCCAGTTCAAGTCCAAgctatttaaacatattgcATCAGAGGAAGGACTACCACTGAGTACTGATTGAATTATAATGGAATTATTGTAATCCATGCACGGCAATAACCATATACCGACAATCTTTGTACTTATTCCTAATCTATAATCCCAAACTTGTAATCATTTAGCATTAAGCAACTAGAGTTGGTTTTACTTAGAAACATAATTACACATTGTTGTTAGTTACGTATGGTAATTATCTAGCGTTaactataattgtaatttgtgcTCTGTCTACAGAGTCAATTGTTTAAGATTATACTAATCATATCTATCACTTAAGTACTTATATATCTTCTATCTATTATAACTGTTTGTACTACATAGTTTATCAAATGACTATTTGTTTGCCCCATAGTTTACTAGGGCATTAGTTTCAATAAATCAAATCAAAATCAAATCTCTTTCTTGACTTACCGCCGTCAATTTTcctcctctttttttccttctgtTCACTTCGTCGCACATGTCGCGGATCGTAGAACAATGGTTGCTGCGGCTCGCGCCGGGATCGCTGACCGGAGCACGTTACCGGTGCGTGCGCGAGCGGCGCGGGCCAGCGTATTCGGGGTGCGCGGCCGATCGCGGTTCTCCCGGGTGACGTGAGGCTGGATCGGCCACTCGCACAATCATACGTGCGACATCACGCGGTGTTGGGGTGATTGGGGCAGTCGAGTGTCGGGAGGATCGAGCATCGGAGCGGCAGAAGAAAATCAACCACCGATCCGCGTGGGTTAAGGTGTTCCGTGACCGTCCGAGTCTGATCGAGGAGTTAAGCCCGCGACGGTGGTCGATCCTCCTGTCGAAGGCATTTTGCATATCTCGTGAGGCAGGATCTGGAGAAAGAGAACAAATTCTCGTTGCGATCGGCAATCCGCGCAACGTGGAACCATCGCGAGAGAGGCTTGGCGCACGCGACACGATAACTCGTCTCTGGCACGAGGTCCTCGTAGGCCAAGATGTAACCCTCACAGGGAGCCTCGTTTAGCGGACTCTCGCCCGTATCGAAGCGGCCAACGGCGTTGCGGCGATACCGACAATTCCGCGGTGTTGAAACAAGTGTACATCTAGTTCTTCGAATAAAGACTGTGACGAAGATTAACAGTAACGAGTATACCGATTTGAATCCCGCCACAATCCTCGAGGTTCCATTCGGAGCCGAGTACCACCCTTCGCAAATTCGCCAACAGCACAACCTTCCGGCACTTCTCAGCCACTTTTCCATCTCCTCCATACATTTTCTCATCGCCTTCACCTCTCCACACCTCCTCCATTCTTCCCATCTCCTTTCCTCCTTCATTTTCTGCCAAGTCTTTCActtctttcctttctctccTATTTTTACTCTCTCGCTCTTTTCACCCGTCACTTATTCATACTGCTTCCTTCTTTCTGTCTCCTAACCTCACCTCCGCATGCTTGATTCCACTCCTCGATCCTTTAGCCTCACAGTATTCCatcaatatatcgatataCCAATATCAACGAGCACGTTCGCCACCGCACGCCGCCATCTTCCCGCTTGACTCCACCTCCCGTCGATCAATTAGGACTTCATCCTAATTTCGGCCCATACACATGCCTCGATCTCTCGCTCTCATTACTCCATCACATCTGCTTACTTCCATTACCGCCTCTACCGCCATCTGCCTCTCCACTCCTTCTTTACTTCCTCTCTCCGCACGAATACTCCAGCACCTTCTTCGCACACTGTCACCTCTTCATATCCACCACGTCATCCTTCTTCTCTTCGCTTTCCTCCAGTCTCTCATTCCGAATTTCTTACACCTTTCCTGTCTCTCCTCTTTCCTTCATACACTTATCTCCAGTGTCCTCCGCTTCCTCCTCAACTAACTCTCACCTCTCTTCTACTAATTTTTACTTCTCACACGCAAATAATTCTGAGATCGAGTCTCCCGCACATCTACCACACTccaaaataatcaatattatttatgtatttctacagccaataaaattgattgaaagCAAAGTTTACGcttattaagatttaaaaaattactttttacaacTTCGAAAAAACGCTATTTTTAGGtcgaaaaattaagtatttcttATCTCCACACggtattctattaattttttctcgaaagcATAACTCTTTAGCTTACATTTCCATTTTGGATTTTTCAAATCGAATAATTTGTTGAAAAGTTATGATTTTTTGGAGATAACACTACATTTTAcgcattttattttgtttatttaaacacACTATTTGAACAAatcaataattcataaatattacaattgatACTGAAGCTAGAATAGTATGGTGTTGTGGCCCTTATTAGATAGAGGGACACAGGTAGTGGGGATCGTCTGTCGATACTCCTCGGGTCATGTTCCTTGAGTGATTATAGCCGATTGTCGAAtaacagtaaatatatttattattttgattacacTGAATCTACTAAGTTACACTTTGTATTCGAATAACCCGTGACAAATATTTGATATCGAGCGACATACGTTCGTCGCTATGGCACGCAAGTAAGTCCACTCGTTGTCTTTACAtcggtgtttatatacaccgatTTTTGGCGTATAACCGGAGGGTATCCCCGCGGTCACTAGCCTTTGGTCAATGCACTTGCTTAACCAGCAATTACTAGCTATGCAGATTCCACCTAAAATTAGGAGATTTTGGGTTTCGTTTGTAAAGCAACCGGGTGCATTGCCCAgtgcgacgcccggtatgtaggCCGGGCGATGTCCGCGCGCGAGGTGCCATTTGACACCTTATATCGCTTGCGACATTTCttgtgtgagtgcatcacactcacaacAATGGTGAGTTATctgaattttttcaaatgttccatcataacttttaaaacattaaccGAAAATGACTCCCGTTTACAGAGAAGAAGTGCCGAAAAAACGTTTAGGGGAGATGGTGGGAATATGGCGCGCTTAaggaaaagttaaatattttcaatgaaaaatatttcaaatataataaaataagaggtaaaattaaaattgaacatCTTATCTATTAGCATGTAactgatttaataaaatcattgtaTAACACatgaaaataatgcattttggAAAACGTTTATTTGCGCCTTATTACCCAACACATCGTGTAATGCAGCGTACCGTGGattctacattaaaatattatcagaaTCGATactattttctgattttatattaaattgtagttgaaaaaattaaaaaaagtgtttttgtttaattattattaaataatgcataaaGCATAACaaaatcaatgaaaattatagaattttctataaattatcaaaataaaattataagttagaGATTAATAAAGTTACGCAATGTTTagatagtttatattttttaattaataatacctacaaaaatataatagattagCTACATATTAGAGTTGCGacgatattttctttaactcgTTCGCAACTTCGTCGCGATCTCACTCTACGTTACTTGATTTCTGTCAATTgctgggcgccaggcgcgataGTTCGCGCCACACACAattcacaaattaattaacCGCGACGGCTTATTACCCGGTAGCCCGCTCCTACACGAAATGGTAGAGGGGCGGAGTTCTTATAGCAAGGTGTTCTTTCTCGGAGAGAGGTTGATAATCACTGACGACtcacttaataatataataaatcatatattaatgAGATGTATAACAATTAAGGAATATAACCACAATCAATCATTCGTAGATTCTCCCAACGAATCGGAGACGCGATTAAGACTCGACATATCCGCAATAGTCATTTTCGGATTTATGCTACGATTGGTAATCACTATACACGGTAACGATACAATTACGATCACAAAACAGAACAAGTACGATTAACGAAATGACTCGGTATTACACTAACGGTTAGCGCGATTCTCGTCGACGCTCGGGACACGCACGCATCCTCCTCGTGATTCTATATGCAACCTTATGTACTACGCAAAAGCTCGAATATCTACACCGAGATATAGCCCCGCCCGTCGCGGGCCTTACGCGAATATTTGCGAGGTGGTCACTATGTCTCAGTACAACAGTATCGTCCCCGGGTGCTCGGTATTCTTGTCCGGAGAACGGTTTCTCGAGATCTCGTCTCGGCAATATGCCCGCCACTCGGGCCCTCGGTATGTTTAATCTCGGGACACGAATCCCGGAAGTCTCACTCTATCGCGTCGTCCCGGTGTTTGGAAATCTAATATTTCGGGACAAATTACTCTAGAGCCGTCAATTTTCAactaatcttaataaattttttttttaaataaagctatTTGAATTTGTAAGAGATTCCTCGAggccgattttttaatttttttgccaaTTAAAACGTGCAAGCCTAAAACTTGAAAAccaaataacttaataatcttttaataatcttacatccataatatcaaaacttttatGCTGATATCTGGTATATAACAGTAAATGTACATCTGTgaactttaataataagcCACCactaatgtaattaaagatattcaGTTGCTTATTCtcagttaatattaataaaagcaaGGGTGTAATAAAACGCCTAAGATTAGCTATTTATAAAACACCCAG includes the following:
- the LOC118645784 gene encoding uncharacterized protein LOC118645784 — translated: MTTPATTSSLLQSRSQSSTLGPPASSPSSASSVSSSGVTLETLMALLTRNNVVNLIRGVPTDDPKIPVTLYSNKGHNNNDTLNAFIDRQNKSNKELKTKLDSIENVKIIVDEHSARIVELEADNVENKLTIARLQAENAKLTDNINKMKTSVPNVLVHDSAEISISDDHDILELSYAFAASKNTRRKIVSRDFRLFDEDAFSSHARSCLSTLSAFDFDLLACNHSPSPSTIDFFISDVQRSLLNFLDAYAPLKSFEVTRQAVPWFTSELKARSRKVKLLYKRAKRSNCLLRFEIYRDFRNALTVNMRRIRSEYTYNRLVNIQDPNVLWRQLAGLRLAKFSLSSPLNFFSPDQLNQYYVFISRSSPPCSMDDFNKILDTIHHTGPLFNFHYITECEVLQLISKTITLSRSPGPDKLSSFIIRIIAPWFVKVVVSLLNTCVSYFPSNWKHAHIRPLLKIKTPLTPADTCPIARLPELSKLFERLAHKQIMQFLDENNLLNSYQSGYRKSHSTQTALLRLCHNIRCAADKRHITILVLFDFSKAFDTVSHTILLSKLAKKDFSESSLKWMYSYLSHRSQTVVDGLSSFTCFQTSFGVAQSSVLGPLLFSAFIDDIGASLKFSKHMAFADDTQIYLSCLPSDLHLELTMIRHDVSVIADYALSNSLKLNLDKSKVLILGHNGLIHGIDLNVLSPVVVDYVILPYVNKVRNLGVVFKSNFSWASHVISLSKSSFYTP